A single window of Nasonia vitripennis strain AsymCx chromosome 4, Nvit_psr_1.1, whole genome shotgun sequence DNA harbors:
- the LOC103317758 gene encoding uncharacterized protein LOC103317758: protein MHPTSEAMAPTISAMKTSDKEIKDDMKNIMDQLKCSDSPFRLLQINKALKSLRKFSGSKNGVAVDTWIVDVEVLAIIGGWSDFETFHAAKQRLSGAAGKWIEFRSKIRSWRTLKQELVNTFQYQVDEYQVLEKLREGHPKKGESLLEYMYRMRCLADKISISENLALAYTLDGIPVGVFNKAGLENCSSFDQLKNALAAYDAKEEEGDTWFQKLDILGALRKGDTDRYSWFLFALMLFMLLIDLGLSLMLDEIKKRTALCNK from the coding sequence ATGCATCCAACGAGTGAAGCCATGGCACCAACAATCAGCGCAATGAAGACCAGCGACAAGGAAATTAAGGATgacatgaaaaatattatggatCAACTTAAGTGCAGCGATTCTCCCTTCAGGCTCCTCCAAATCAACAAAGCCCTCAAATCGCTTCGAAAGTTCTCGGGCAGCAAGAACGGAGTGGCCGTCGACACGTGGATAGTAGACGTAGAGGTTCTGGCCATCATCGGGGGCTGGAGCGACTTCGAGACGTTCCACGCAGCCAAGCAAAGACTGAGTGGCGCCGCCGGTAAGTGGATCGAGTTCCGCAGCAAAATCCGCTCTTGGAGGACTCTGAAGCAAGAACTGGTGAACACGTTCCAGTACCAGGTCGACGAGTACCAGGTCTTGGAGAAGCTCAGGGAAGGACAtccgaagaaaggcgagtcgCTGCTCGAGTACATGTACCGAATGAGGTGCTTGGCCGATAAAATTTCCATCTCCGAGAATCTCGCCCTCGCTTACACGCTCGACGGGATCCCCGTGGGCGTTTTCAACAAAGCCGGGCTTGAAAACTGCAGCAGCTTCGACCAGCTCAAGAACGCCCTGGCTGCGTACGATGCGAAAGAGGAAGAAGGGGATACTTGGTTTCAGAAACTGGACATTCTAGGTGCGCTGAGGAAAGGAGACACCGACCGCTACTCTTGGTTTTTATTTGCCCTTATGCTCTTTATGTTGTTAATTGACTTGGGTCTAAGTTTAATGCTTGatgagataaaaaaaagaaccgcATTATGCAACAAATAA
- the LOC100123713 gene encoding uncharacterized protein LOC100123713, with translation MANSNKSNTTKPDAGDDDDVILYMDELMPSRIGNGVSTRAAPTSLILDDDEQPFVESSIVATTLGRRGSRLLETDNTNNPRPTSGPEIDDLEPEVFTNRREHYPGIDDGLLPDPDEDEKPSMVPGSPRLRPGGDIPSFPGFSGAPGTTTPTPDMNVYQQKKTIAQGMMDLALISANANQLRYVLQSSGRHPYYYPSLSMIGLSLFLQVVVGIGLIWNSRYNVKVDDQMCKANRANNWTVIAVFLVTILNVFISSFGVVETSEIIFATNPGS, from the exons ATGGCCAACTCGAACAAGTCGAATACGACAAAACCGGACGCCGGCGATGACGATGACGTAATCCTTTACATGGACGAGCTGATGCCGTCGCGGATCGGTAACGGCGTGTCGACGAGAGCGGCTCCGACGAGTCTTATACTCGATGACGACGAGCAGCCGTTCGTCGAGTCATCGATCGTAGCGACGACCTTGGGCAGACGCGGCTCTCGTCTCTTGGAGACCGACAACACCAACAATCCACGGCCGACCTCCGGACCGGAGATCGACGACCTCGAGCCGGAGGTTTTCACTAACAGACGGGAGCATTACCCTGGTATCGACGATGGACTGCTGCCTGATCCCGACGAGGATGAGAAGCCCTCGatg GTCCCAGGATCACCGCGACTTCGTCCCGGCGGCGACATCCCGTCGTTCCCAGGCTTCTCGGGAGCACCGGGAACGACCACACCGACCCCCGACATGAACGTCTACCAACAGAAGAAGACTATAGCCCAGGGGATGATGGACCTCGCGCTGATCTCCGCCAACGCCAACCAGCTCCGTTACGTCCTTCAGAGCAGCGGCAGACATCCCTACTACTATCCGTCCCTGTCGATGATCGGTTTGAGTCTGTTCCTCCAGGTGGTCGTCGGTATCGGCCTCATCTGGAACAGTCGGTACAACGTCAAGGTCGACGACCAGATGTGCAAAGCCAACAGGGCCAACAACTGGACCGTCATCGCCGTGTTCCTCGTTACCATTCTCAATGTTTTTATATCGTCTTTCGGCGTGGTCGAGACGTCGGAGATCATTTTTGCGACCAATCCCGGATCTTAG
- the LOC100679754 gene encoding uncharacterized protein LOC100679754 encodes MHDIKEVITILCKYLNDTVDSTLTPEHFRLAKYDKSSEDVINSFWATLDKLTYFALKELNDTISFNDFDKCMRTKFRLAYLQYPCLEIYSFSTHNSRSRVLMVALTWLITKYNVLGNVVRLKLLDSSLGREFSKVSTDSAAETNDAKLSTVSNQMNNLLIKAHKLSNNLKAISELNVEKVKLMTRVHAASITTSGLPHLTVSEMALIKNMAVKKNNNEAELLRIKEMEQTASMLDTSMKWSKKSHVFHTWMNTVLDECEKIEEPIFSDEASTQLARFIYLLRHIIKRQLKSFKNHDHRLPFINSIQDCPSRLLRVQKCITEAHACLSETNNRLDIMEGNLVKKRTDLEIELKSVLSLIPNCVQV; translated from the exons ATGCACGACATAAAGGAGGTGATCACGATTCTTTGCAAATATTTAAACGACACGGTCGATAGTACTTTGACGCCGGAGCATTTTAGATTAGCCAAGTATGATAAAAGCTCGGAGGATGTT ATAAATTCTTTCTGGGCTACGTTAGACAAGCTGACGTATTTTGCGTTGAAAGAATTGAACGACACGATCTCTTTCAACGACTTTG ACAAATGCATGAGGACCAAGTTTCGCTTAGCATACTTGCAATATCCTTGTTTGGAGATTTACAGCTTCTCAACACACAATTCCAGGAGCAGAGTGTTGATGGTTGCTCTCACATGGTTAATTACAAAATACAACGTTTTAGGAAATGTTGTTCGATTGAAATTGCTGGATAGTTCTCTGGGAAGAGAGTTTTCCAAAGTTAGCACTGATTCG GCTGCGGAGACTAATGATGCAAAATTATCAACAGTATCCAACcaaatgaataatttattgataaaagcTCACAAATTGAGTAATAATTTGAAAGCTATTTCTGAGCTGAATGTAGAAAAAGTAAAGCTAATGACTAGGGTTCATGCCGCTAGCATAACAACCAGTGGATTACCTCATTTGACTGTATCTGAAATGGCGTTGATAAAAAATATGGCTGTCAAGAAGAATAACAACGAAGCAGAGCTTCTGAGGATAAAAGAAATGGAACAAACAGCGTCAATGTTAGATACAAGCATGAAGTGGAGTAAAAAGAGTCATGTATTTCACACGTGGATG AATACGGTTCTGGACGAATGTGAAAAAATAGAAGAGCCAATATTTTCAGATGAAGCTTCAACTCAATTGGCAAGATTTATTTATCTTCTAAGACATATAATCAAAAGACAACTAAAGTCTTTTAAAAACCATGATCATCGTTTGCCATTCATCAATTCTATTCAAGATTGCCCTTCAAGACTCTTGAGAGTTCAAAAGTGCATCACTGAAGCCCATGCTTGTTTATCAGAAACAAACAACCGGCTTGATATTATGGAGGGCAATCTAGTAAAAAAGAGAACCGATTTAGAAATAGAACTCAAATCTGTTTTAAGTTTGATACCCAATTGTGTTCAAGTATGA
- the LOC100123719 gene encoding cell growth regulator with RING finger domain protein 1 isoform X1: protein MTAMLVFVAELSSNIFSVLAVLICFCGVFLFIMRNMMVLRVHGDDLMFGGTSGVMAHSPRIPQMKMMKVHIPFTFKLHESFKSTYAEVECEVSSQVEYSLQAIWGVSIRELHLALWKPWSALRDASLNGTLLQGHAQYFTPPQARQPHGEETLRLSLPAPELELGTPPRLCYPLVIFLTRRDTRELHPDETVALVNVVHIKDSVCTLPTSILAQYLKQANGQLSCLKQLYLATGNSTNYDEMGVSSGLGPALALAEPCPNNGGNSRDALVASAAGDNEGSLWSSAGEQLCVVCQYFPLSRALLPCRHTCICASCFGKLDRCPMCRSPIKSYFCIRGEEYMPPETELNPCKQRRPGGQQQHGTGPSHWLHDWNDRLTDFLGFTR, encoded by the exons ATGACGGCGATGCTGGTCTTCGTCGCGGAGCTCTCCTCCAACATCTTCTCCGTCCTCGCAGTGCTCATCTGCTTCTGCGGAGTTTTCCTCTTCATCATGAG GAACATGATGGTACTGCGGGTCCACGGGGACGACCTGATGTTCGGCGGTACGAGCGGAGTGATGGCCCACTCGCCGCGCATACCACAGATGAAAATGATGAAGGTCCACATACCCTTCACCTTCAAGCTTCACGAGAGCTTTAAAAGCACTTATGCCG AGGTGGAGTGCGAGGTATCCAGCCAGGTTGAGTACTCGCTGCAGGCGATCTGGGGCGTCAGCATCCGAGAGCTTCATCTGGCGCTTTGGAAGCCCTGGAGCGCTTTGAGGGACGCCTCGCTCAATGGCACTCTGCTCCAGGGACATGCGCAGTACTTCACGCCCCCTCAAGC TAGACAGCCGCACGGCGAAGAAACACTGAGACTGTCATTACCGGCACCCGAGCTGGAGCTTGGAACACCGCCGAGACTATGCTACCCTCTGGTCATCTTCCTGACGCGCAGAGACACCCGCGAGCTTCATCCGGACGAGACG GTTGCGCTGGTGAATGTCGTTCACATTAAGGATAGCGTCTGCACGCTGCCGACCTCGATTCTCGCCCAGTATCTGAAACAGGCTAACGGACAGTTGTCCTGTCTCAAG CAACTCTACCTGGCCACGGGCAACTCGACGAACTACGACGAGATGGGCGTCTCCTCAGGCCTGGGACCAGCTCTGGCCTTGGCGGAGCCCTGTCCGAACAACGGCGGCAACAGCCGGGACGCCCTGGTCGCTTCCGCAGCCGGTGACAACGAGGGCTCGCTCTGGAGCAGCGCCGGTGAGCAGCTCTGCGTCGTCTGCCAGTACTTCCCGCTGTCCCGAGCTCTGCTGCCCTGTCGACACACCTGCATCTGCGCCTCTTGCTTCGGCAAGCTCGACCGCTGTCCCATGTGCCGCAGTCCCATCAAGAGCTACTTCTGCATCCGAGGCGAGGAGTACATGCCGCCGGAGACGGAGCTGAACCCTTGCAAGCAGCGCAGACCAGGTGGGCAGCAGCAACACGGTACTGGGCCGTCGCACTGGCTGCACGACTGGAACGATCGGCTCACCGATTTCCTCGGTTTCACTCGGTAG
- the LOC100123719 gene encoding cell growth regulator with RING finger domain protein 1 isoform X2 has product MTAMLVFVAELSSNIFSVLAVLICFCGVFLFIMRNMMVLRVHGDDLMFGGTSGVMAHSPRIPQMKMMKVHIPFTFKLHESFKSTYAEVECEVSSQVEYSLQAIWGVSIRELHLALWKPWSALRDASLNGTLLQGHAQYFTPPQAQPHGEETLRLSLPAPELELGTPPRLCYPLVIFLTRRDTRELHPDETVALVNVVHIKDSVCTLPTSILAQYLKQANGQLSCLKQLYLATGNSTNYDEMGVSSGLGPALALAEPCPNNGGNSRDALVASAAGDNEGSLWSSAGEQLCVVCQYFPLSRALLPCRHTCICASCFGKLDRCPMCRSPIKSYFCIRGEEYMPPETELNPCKQRRPGGQQQHGTGPSHWLHDWNDRLTDFLGFTR; this is encoded by the exons ATGACGGCGATGCTGGTCTTCGTCGCGGAGCTCTCCTCCAACATCTTCTCCGTCCTCGCAGTGCTCATCTGCTTCTGCGGAGTTTTCCTCTTCATCATGAG GAACATGATGGTACTGCGGGTCCACGGGGACGACCTGATGTTCGGCGGTACGAGCGGAGTGATGGCCCACTCGCCGCGCATACCACAGATGAAAATGATGAAGGTCCACATACCCTTCACCTTCAAGCTTCACGAGAGCTTTAAAAGCACTTATGCCG AGGTGGAGTGCGAGGTATCCAGCCAGGTTGAGTACTCGCTGCAGGCGATCTGGGGCGTCAGCATCCGAGAGCTTCATCTGGCGCTTTGGAAGCCCTGGAGCGCTTTGAGGGACGCCTCGCTCAATGGCACTCTGCTCCAGGGACATGCGCAGTACTTCACGCCCCCTCAAGC ACAGCCGCACGGCGAAGAAACACTGAGACTGTCATTACCGGCACCCGAGCTGGAGCTTGGAACACCGCCGAGACTATGCTACCCTCTGGTCATCTTCCTGACGCGCAGAGACACCCGCGAGCTTCATCCGGACGAGACG GTTGCGCTGGTGAATGTCGTTCACATTAAGGATAGCGTCTGCACGCTGCCGACCTCGATTCTCGCCCAGTATCTGAAACAGGCTAACGGACAGTTGTCCTGTCTCAAG CAACTCTACCTGGCCACGGGCAACTCGACGAACTACGACGAGATGGGCGTCTCCTCAGGCCTGGGACCAGCTCTGGCCTTGGCGGAGCCCTGTCCGAACAACGGCGGCAACAGCCGGGACGCCCTGGTCGCTTCCGCAGCCGGTGACAACGAGGGCTCGCTCTGGAGCAGCGCCGGTGAGCAGCTCTGCGTCGTCTGCCAGTACTTCCCGCTGTCCCGAGCTCTGCTGCCCTGTCGACACACCTGCATCTGCGCCTCTTGCTTCGGCAAGCTCGACCGCTGTCCCATGTGCCGCAGTCCCATCAAGAGCTACTTCTGCATCCGAGGCGAGGAGTACATGCCGCCGGAGACGGAGCTGAACCCTTGCAAGCAGCGCAGACCAGGTGGGCAGCAGCAACACGGTACTGGGCCGTCGCACTGGCTGCACGACTGGAACGATCGGCTCACCGATTTCCTCGGTTTCACTCGGTAG
- the LOC100123723 gene encoding acylphosphatase-1, with translation MSVIIDFLKKFEVYSTLIVAFLIYIQSISSPPLEMTVGVDFEVYGRVQGVFFRKYTEARATELGLKGWCMNTKQGTVLGYIEGERNKVEEMKTWLQRTGSPQSAIDKAEFRNEKILDGTTLEKFSIKKSS, from the exons ATGTCTGTCATAATAGACTTCCTGAAGAAGTTCGAGGTGTACTCGACGCTGATTGTAGCCTTTCTGATCTACATACAGTCGATATCGTCACCGCCACTGGAGATGACCGTTGGAGTCGACTTCGAAGTCTACGGCAGAGTGCAAG GAGTGTTCTTCAGGAAG TACACGGAAGCAAGGGCGACTGAACTCGGCCTGAAAGGATGGTGCATGAATACGAAGCAGGGAACCGTTCTCGGCTACATAGAAGGAGAAAGGAATAAAGTCGAAGAAAT GAAAACGTGGCTGCAACGCACTGGGAGTCCACAGTCGGCCATCGACAAGGCTGAATTCCGAAACGAGAAAATACTGGACGGCACTACGCtggaaaagttcagtatcaaGAAGTCATCCTAG